The Micromonospora violae DNA segment CGCTCGACGGCCTGATCGCCCGGTACGGGCTGGCCGGCCAGCGGATCGGCGAGGTGGTGACCGGCGCGGTGCTCAAGCACTCCCGCGACTTCAACCTCACCCGTGAGGTGGTCCTCGGCTCCCGGCTCGACCCACACACCCCCGCCTACGACATTCAGCAGGCGTGCGGCACCGGCCTGGAGGCGACGATCCTGGTCGCCAACAAGATCGCCCTCGGTCAGCTCGACGTGGGCATCGCCGGCGGTGTCGACACCACCTCCGACGCCCCGCTCGCCGTCAACGAGGAAATGCGGCGCACGCTGCTCAAGCTCAACTCGGCCCGCACGCTGGGCGAACGGCTCAAGATCGCGGCGAAGTTGCGCCCACTCCAGCCGTTCAAGCCGGAGATCCCGCGCAACGCCGAGCCGCGTACCGGCCTGTCCATGGGCGATCACGCCGCCCGCACCGCCCTGCGCTGGCAGATCGACCGGCGATCCCAGGACGAGCTGGCGCTGCGCTCCCACCAGCGACTCGCCGCCGCGTACGACCGGGGCTTCTTCGACGACCTGATGACGCCGTACCTGGGCCTCACCCGCGACCAGAACCTCCGCCCGGACAGCAGTCTGGAGAAGCTCGGCGCGTTGAAGCCGGCCTTCGGCACCCGCGGCCCGGACGCCGAGCAGGCCACCATGACCGCCGGCAACTCGTCGCCCCTCACCGACGGCGCGTCCACCGTGCTGCTGGCCAGCGAGGAGTGGGCGGCGGCCCACCACCTGCCCGTGCTGGCCTGGTTCAGCTGGTCGGAGACGGCGGCGGTGGACTTCGTGCACGGCGACGAAGGGCTGCTGATGGCACCCGCGTACGCGGTGCCCCGGATGCTGGCCCGGGCCGGGCTGACGTTGCAGGACTTCGACTACTACGAGATCCACGAGGCGTTCGCGTCGCAGGTGCTGGCCACCCTCGCCGCCTGGGAGTCGCCGGAGTTCGCCAAGGACCGGCTCGGCCTGGACGCGCCGCTGGGCGCGATCGACACCGACCGGCTCAACGTCAACGGCTCGTCGCTGGCCGCCGGGCACCCGTTCGCCGCCACCGGCGGGCGGATCGTGGCGACCCTGGCCAAGCTGTTGGCCGAGCGGGGCAGCGGGCGCGGGTTGATCTCCATCTGCGCCGCCGGTGGTCAGGGCGTGACCGCCATCCTGGAGCGTTGAACGCGCGATCGTCCCTTACTGGGCCGACCGCCGGTAGGCGTTAACGGACCGTTCAGGAGTTGGTCCGCTGGTGGTGGGTTTCACACGCGACGGTGATCGTCACCGCGCCTCGGCGCGCCTCGATCACTCCTGCGTGCGGAACGGGGCCGTATCACCATGGAGTCCATCTCTCCTCGGACGACCATCCTCTCGGTGGTCATTCCGATGTTCAATGAGGCTGCGGTCATTCCGGCGCTGGTCGCCCGGCTGCGACCGGTGCTCGACGCGCTCGGCGTCGACTACGAGGTGGTCGCCGTCGACGACGGTAGCCGGGACGACACCGTGTCGGTGCTCTTTGACCACGGCCGGGCCTGGCCGCAGCTGCGGGTGCTCCGGCTGCGACGCAACAGCGGCCACCAGGCGGCGTTGACCGCCGGCCTGCACCGGGCCGTCGGCCAGTGGGTGGTCAGCCTGGACGCCGATCTCCAGGATCCGCCGGAGACCATCGCCGAGATGCTCCGGGTGGCCCGCGAGGACGGGGTGGATGTCGTCTACGGCGTTCGCGCCGACCGCAGCACCGACACGGTTTTCAAGCGCAACACCGCCCGTGGCTACTACTGGGCGATGCGCCGGCTCGTCGGCGTCGACCTGCCCGCCCAGGCCGGCGACTTCCGGTTGCTCAGCCGGGACGTGATCGAGGTGCTGCGCCGGTTGCCCGAACGCGCCCCGGTCTACCGGCTGCTGGTGCCGTCGCTCGGCTTCCCCAGCGCCGAGGTGCGCTACGACCGCGAGGCCCGCGCGGCCGGCGAGACGAAGTATCCGCTGCGCCGGATGGTGGCCCTGGCCTGGGAGAGCACGGCGAACTTCTCCGCCGCGCCGCTGCGCCTGGCCACCTGGATGGGGATGTCGAGCTTCCTGCTCTGCCTGGCCCTGATCGTGTTCGGCATGGTCGTGCACGTCTCCGGCGCCACCATCCCCGGCTGGACCTCGATGTTCGTCGCGGTGCTGTTGCTCAGCGGGGTGCAGTTGGTCTGCCTCGGCCTGCTGGGCGAGTACGTCGGCCGGATCTACGCCACCGTGCAGAACCGGCCCGCGTTCCACATCGGGTTCGACTCCCGGGACGGGGTCCCGGGCGCTGAGACAGGTGCAGGTGCTCATGTCGGTGACAAAGTTGTCGGCCTCCGTGGCTGACACCCTGCTGGCCGAGCGGGTCAACACCCCAACCCCGGCCCCGCGTCGGGGTGCTCTCGTGCCGGTTCTCAGCACGCTCCCGTGGGTGCTCGTGATCGTCGCGCTGCTCGTGGTCTGGTCCCGCGGCAGCGTGCCCGCCCCGGTGATTGCGCGGTTCTCCGCGTACTGGGTCCTCGCACTGGTGCTCCCCGGGGCCTTGGTGTACCGCGCGTTGCGCGGCAGCCGGGGCAACCTGCCGGAGGATCTCGGCTACGGCGCGGCCACCGGCCTGCTGCTGGAGATCATCGCGTGGGCGTTGGCTGCGGCGACCGGTCAGCAGTCCCTGCTGCGGTGGTGGGCCCTGCCCGTTCTCGTCGTGTTCGCCGCCGTTCCCGGGCTGCGCCGGCATTGGCGGGTCGGGGAGCGCCGTCCGCTGCCGCTGGCCTGGCACTGGGCGATGGGCGCGGCGCTGTTGGTGGTGCTGGCCTGGGGATACACCCAGTGGCGGACGGTCCCGCTGCCCCCGGTGTACGGCGGCTACTACCAGGACATCCTCTACCACCTGGGTCTGGTGCAGGAGCTGACCCGGGCGATGCCGTTCGAGTTGCCGCACGTCGCCGGGGAGGCCCTGCGCTACCACTACCTGTCCGACGCGCACATCGCCAGCGGCAGCATGATCACCGGAATTTCGCCGGCGGTGGTGCTGCTGCGACTCTGGCTGGTGCCGGTGATCGGAACCGCCGTGCTGCTCGCGGCCGGGCTCGCCCGGGACCTGAGTGGAGCCGTCTGGGCCGGCCCGGTGGCCGCCCTCGCCGCCTTCACCGGGGCCACCGTCACGCTCGGGTCGCCGGTCGGCGTGTCCGGCGAGATGCCGCTGTCGTACGCGAGCCCTTCCCAGACGTACGCGCTGGTGCCGTTGCTGCTGCTCGCCGGGCTCATCGTCGACGTGGCCCGGGGGCGTGCCCTCGGCGCGGCCTGGCCGTTGGTTCCGGTGCTCGGGCTGGTCTGTGCCGGGGCGAAGTCCAGCGCGTTGCCTCCGCTGATCGCCGGCCTGGGTCTCACCGCCGTCGTGTTCTGGTGGCGCAAGCGGCAGGTCCCGCGGCCCGCCCTGGTGGCGCTGGCCTGCCTGGTGGCGGCGATGGCGCTCGGTTTCCGGCTGTTCGCCGGTGGCGGGGCGGGTACGTTGCGCGTGCAGGCGTTGGCGTTGCTGCACTTCATCGCCCCGTACGCCGAGACCCTCGGACCGGGTGACGGCATCTGGCCGAGTGCGCCGCTGCCGCCGGGGATCAACGACGCTGGTGCTCTCGGTTGGCTGCTGGCGTTCGCCGTGGTCGTCTGGTGGGTGCTGGGTCAGGCGCCCCGATGGGTGGGCATGAGCCTGCTCGTCGACAGGGGGCACCGGGCCGACCCGGCCGTCTGGCTGCTCGCCGGCACGGTCCTGGCCGGTGCGGGCGCCACCTGGGTGTTCCAGCACCCGTCGATCAGTCAGATCTACTTCTGGATGGGTGTCATCCCGGTCGGTGTCGTACTGACCACCTGGTCCCTCGCCGAGGCCCGAGCGCCCTGGCCGGTGCTGGTGGTGCCCGCCGTGGCCGGCGCTCTGGCGGGGCTCGCCACGGCAGGCACGGTGGTGGGCTTCGCCGTGCCGAGGATCAGCCGTCCCGGCACCCCCATCACCTCGACGATCGAGGGTTGGCTGCGGGTGCTGGGTCTCTCGGCGGCCCGGTACGTGCTGTTCGTGGCGGTGGCCGCCGCGCTCGCCGTCGGGGTGGCCGCCCTGTGGCGGGGTCGCGTCCGGTCGTCGCCCCCGGTGCAGGTCGCCCCGGTAGGTCGTCGGCGGGTGGCTACGATCGCCCTGGCCGGGGTCACCGCGGCGATGCTCGGGGCCAGCGCGGCCGTCGTGGTGGGCGGCACTGTCCGCTCGGTGCTGACCGAGCCGGTGCCGGTGACCGGGCCGCAGCCGTACGCGCTGACCGTCGACGAGATGCGCGCGGCGCTGTGGCTGGACGACAACGCCGCCGACGACGACGTGGTCGCGACCAACGTGCACTGCCGGCCGGTGCGGACCACCCCGCACTGCGATGCCCGTGCGTTCTGGGTGACGGGCCTGGGTGGGCACCGCGCGGTGGTGGAGAGCTGGGGCTACACGGACGCGGTCGTGGCCGCGCACGGCGTCGAGAACCTCGGGTACGCCCGACAGAACTTCCCCGACCAGGCGCTGCTCGCGCTCAACGACGGGGTGTTCAGCACGCCGACCCAGGCGAACCTGGACCGGCTCCGCACCGAGCACGGGGTCCGGTGGCTCTTCGCCGACAGCAGGGCGGGCGCGGTGTCGGCGGAGCTGGCCGGGTTGGCGCAGGTACGGCTGGTCGCCGGCCCGGTCACCGTCTACGAGCTGACCCGGCCCGGACGGCCGTGACGACCCCGGCCCGGTCCCGGCCCCGACCAGCGGGTGCGGGACAATGAGGTACGTGACGACGATCCCGAACGTGCTCGCCAACCGCTACGCCTCGCCCGAACTGGTCGCCCTCTGGTCCCCGGAGGAGAAGGTCCGGATGGAGCGGCGGCTCTGGCTCGCGGTGCTCCGCGCTCAGCGCGACCTGGGCGTGCCGGTGCCCGATGGCGTGGTCGAGGCGTACGAGCGGGTGCTCGACCAGGTCGACCTGGCGTCGATCGCGGAGCGGGAGCGGGTCACCCGGCACGACGTGAAGGCCCGGATCGAGGAGTTCAGCGCGCTCGCCGGGTACGAGCACGTGCACAAGGGGATGACCTCCCGGGATCTCACCGAGAACGTCGAGCAGCTTCAGGTGCGCGCCTCGCTGGAGCTGATCCGCGACCGGGTGGTGGCCACCCTGGCCCGGTTGGCCTGGCTGGCACACGAGCACTCCGAGCTGGTGATGACCGGCCGTTCGCACAACGTCGCGGCGCAGGCCACCACGCTGGGCAAGCGCTTCGCGTCGGCCGCGGAGGAGCTGCTGATCGCGTACGAGCGGCTGGAGGAGCTGATCGCCCGGTACCCGCTGCGGGGGATCAAGGGACCGGTCGGCACGGCCGCCGATCAGCTCGACCTCTTCGACGGGGACGCCGACAAGGTGGCCGAGTTGGAGCGGCGGGTCGCCCAGCACCTGGGCTTCTCGCGGGTGCTGGACAGCGTCGGGCAGGTCTACCCGCGCTCGCTCGACTTCGACGTGCTGGCCGCGTTGGCGCAGACCGCCGCCGCGCCGTCGTCGCTGGCCACCACGATCCGGTTGATGGTCGGCCAGGAGTTGGCGACGGAGGGCTTCAAGCCGGGTCAGGTCGGCTCCAGCGCGATGCCGCACAAGATGAACACCCGCTCGTCGGAGCGCGTGAACGGCTTCGCCGTGATCATCCGGGGTTACCTGTCGATGGTCGGCGAGTTGGCCGGTGACCAGTGGAACGAGGGGGACGTGTCCTGCTCGGTGGTCCGACGGGTGGCGCTGCCGGACGCGTTCTTCGCCGCCGACGGGCTGTTCCAGACGTTCCTCACCGTGCTCGACGAGTTCGGCGCGTACCCGGCGGTGATCAACCGGGAGTTGGAGCGCTTCCTGCCGTTCCTGGCCACCACGAAGATCCTGGTCGCGGCGGTCCGCCGGGGCGTCGGCCGGGAGGTCGCCCACGAGGTGATCAAGGAGCACGCGGTCGCGGTGGCGCTGGCGATGCGGGAGAAGGGCTCACCGGAGAACGACCTCTTCGACCGGTTGGCGGCGGACGGCCGGCTCGGCCTGTCCCGCGCCGACATCGACACCCTGGTCGCCGATCGCAGCGCCTTCGTCGGCGCCGCCCCGGCGCAGGTGGCGTCGGTGACCCGTCGCATCACCGACGTGGTGACGGCACACCCGGAGGCGGCCACCTACAGCCCGCCCCCGATCCTCTGAGCTTGGATGCTGTTGGGTCGCTCATGGTGATCTGACAGCTTCCGAACATCCGGTCCATAGCGTCATCGCATGCGACCAAAAATGACCTTGGCGGCGCTCGCCACCGCAGCGGTAGCGGCGGCGCTGTTGAACCCGATCTCGGCGGCGGCCAGCGCCGCCTCGACCTCCTCCGTCTCCATCGGTGTGCCCCCGGGGGCCGCGCAACGGGTGGAGTCGGTCCGGTACAACCTGGGTGACCAGGCGTTCAAGCCGCCCGCGGAGATCGGTTACGTCGGGGACAACGAGCTGAACGGCGTCGTCTACTACCCCAAGGATCTGGGGCGGGGCACCCACCCGCTCATCATGATCGAGCACGGCTACTGGGGCACCTGCGCCGACCGGGACGCCGAGCGACGTCAGAACGCGGCGATCCGGGCCCGGGACGCCGCGACGGCGGCCGGCAACACCGCCGAGGTCGAGCGGCAGGAAAAGATCATCAATGAAATGGCCGCCCGGCTCTGGGGCTGGCCCTGCCGGTCCGGCGTGCCGCAGCTGCCGAGCCTGGTGGGCTACGAGTACCTCGGTCGGCAGCTCGCCGCCGCCGGTTTCGTCGTGGTCTCCATCGGCACCAACGGCATCAACGCCAACGACCCCGGGCAGGCCGACACGACGTTCTACAACCGGGCTGCCCTGATCAACAAGCAGTTGGAGATGTGGCAGCAACTCTCCACCACCGGGCGTGGGCCGCTGCGCGGCAGCTTCGTCGACCCGCAGAGCGGGCGGCACCGCGATGTCGACTTCCGGGGGCACGTCGACCTGACCCGGGTCGGCACCATCGGCCACTCCCGGGGCGGCGGTGGGGTCATGCAGCAGGCCGCGGATGTCCGCCGCGACCAGTGGCCGGCCGGCGTGCAGGTCAAGGCCGTCTTCGGCCTGGCGCCCGTGTTCAACTGGAACGGGGAGGCGGTGACCAGGACGCCGTTCGCCGTGATGTGGGGCACCTGCGACAGCGACAACAGCGGAAGCTACTTCGAGGACAACGTGGGTGCCAACCGGGTGCCGATCTACAAGTACACCCTGACCGGCGGCAACCATGACTCCTTCAACACCCAGTGGTCGCCGAGCAGTGGGCAGGTCGGCAGCCGGGACGACGCGGAACCCGGGTCGCGGCCCGGCTACTGCCGGTCCCAGTTTCCCGGCGACGACTCGCACCGGGACCAGAAGGCCCTGACCGAGGAGCAGCAGCGCCGGATCGCCACCGCGTACGCCTCCGCCTTCTTCCTGCGTCACCTCCAGGGGCAGCGGCAGTACGACCCGGTGCTCAACGGAGTTCGGCGACTGCCGAACCTGCCGGACGCCGTCCAGGTGAAGTTCGCACCTCCGGTCGCCCGCTGACAGGTGCGGTCACGGGTTCGGGGTTTCGGCGGCGGAGCTGAGGTTGGGGGCGCTGGCGGGTTCGGCGATGCCACCGGGAGAGCCGGTGAAGCCCGCGACCTCCGCGGTCTCCGCCGCCACCGCCGGCTGGTCGGCCGGCATGACCTCGGGCATCGTGGGTACGGCGACCACGGCCGTCCCGTACGCGCAGATCTCCATCCACATCTCGCCGCAGTCCCGACTGTCGAACCGCATGCCGATCACCGCGTTCGCGCCGAGCCGCAGGGCCTCCTCGCCGAGGCGGGCCACCGAGTCGGTACGCCACCGGGTCAGGTTGTCCGGGGCCATCGGGTCGTACGCGCCACCGCGCAGGTTCTTGACACCCTCGCGGTACGGGTTGCGCGTCCTGGCCATCGATGACACCACCTCACCGAGAATCTGGCGGATCTCGTAGCCGGGCAGTTGCTCTGTCGTCACGACCAGCACGGTTCCGATGCTGTCAGGAGTGGCGCGACCCGATCGGGTGCATTGTTCACCTGATCGGATGCTGCAAAACAGCGCGGCGCGGACGGTCGGCACGGTGCCGGCCATCCGCGCCGCGTCGGGCGTTAACCGTCAGACACCGGCCACCGAGGTGATCCAGGCCCGGTTGTACGCAACGCTGCCGTAGTTCTGGATGCTCGACCCGTCGGCGGTGGAGGCGACACCGACCTGCTGACCGTTGTAGAACTGCGGGCCGCCGGAGTCGCCGCGCCAGGCGTTGCCGTTGATCCGGGTGCTGCGGATCGCCTGGCCGCCGTACGCGTCGGTGACGCTGTTGCTGGTCACCCGGACGGTGGCGGTCTTCAGCTGGGTGGACGCGGAGCAGCCGCTGTAGCAGGTCATGCCCCAGCCGTAGATCGAGTTCGTCGAGTTGATCGGCGGGTTGCTGCTGGCCAGGCTCACCGCGGAGGTGCTGACGGTGCTCGAGAGCCGCATGAGCGCGAGGTCGTAGCGGGTGTAGGTGGCGCTGACCGTGCGGGTGACCCCGCCGGAGGTGCGGTTCACGCTTCCGATGCGCACCGACATGGTGCCGTTGAGGCAGTGTCGGGCGGTGAGCACCCACTGCGCGGCGATGACGCTGCCGGAGCAGGTGAACGAACCGTTGCTGAGCACGGCGGCGGCCCAGGGGGCGGACGAGACGGTGCCGCCGCCGATGATGGGTTGCGGGCCGGCGGGTGCGGCGGACGCGGCGGACGTGACGCCGAGGGCGCCGACCAGCGCGGTGCTGAGGACGGCGAGCAGGGAGCGGATGCGCATCGGGTGGACTCCTTGGACGGGGGCGGGCCCGGGGTCGCCGGGTGCGGGTGCGGCGGCAGCGGGGGTTCCCGTGGACGCCTCAATCGACTTACATCGATGTAGAGTAAGGCCCGAAGTGATCATTATCAAGAACCTGATCGAGGTTCGACAATGTAACGATTCAGCTACCAGCAACGCCGTATATGTCCTGCTGAGGCCACCTGTCGCGCCTGACGGGTCATCCTGGGCGGCGGCAGTGTCGATCACTGTCTGAACTGCGGCCGGCCGGTGCGTCCGCGGCGATATCTGCCAGGTACGCTGGCTGCGCTCGCCCATTGTGGGTCGGCACCCAACTGCGTACACAGTCAGGAGTGCCCAGTGCCTCGCGTCGTCGTCGACGTCATGCTCAAGCCCGAGATCCTCGATCCGCAGGGCCAGGCCGTCGCAAACGCGCTGCCCCGGCTCGGCGTCAGTGATGTCGCCTCGGTTCGGATCGGCAGGCGGATCGAGATCGAGTTCACCGGTGAACCGGATCTCGACCGCGCTCGGGAAATTGCCGACAAACTGCTCGCCAACCCGGTCATCGAGGACTTCACCATCCGCCTGGTCGAGGCCGACGAGACCGCGGACGCCCGCTCGTGACCGCCCGGGTCGGTGTGGTCACCTTCCCCGGCTCGCTCGACGACGGGGACGCGGCCCGGGCCGTCCGGATCGCCGGCGCTGAGCCGGTCCGGCTCTGGCACGGCGACCCGGACCTGCACGGCGTCGACGCGGTCGTCCTGCCCGGCGGGTTCTCCTACGGTGACTACCTGCGGTGTGGTGCCATCGCCCGGTTCGCCCCGGTGATGGAGACGATCGTGGACGCCGCCCAGGGTGGTCTGCCGGTGCTCGGCATCTGCAACGGCTTCCAGATCCTGTGTGAGGCGCACCTGCTGCCGGGCGCGCTCACCCGCAACCAGCACCTGCACTTCCGCAACCGGGACCAGGTCCTGCGCATCGAGTCGGTCGGGACCGCGTGGACCAACGTGTTCCAGCCCGGCCAGGAGGTGCTCATCCCGGTCAAGAACGGTGAGGGCTGCTACGTCGCGGACACCGCGACGCTGGACCAGCTCGAAGCCGAGGGCCGGGTGGTCGCACGCTACGTCGGCGGCAACCCCAACGGGTCCCAGCGCGACATCGCCGCGATCACCAACGCCGCCGGCAACGTGGTCGGCATCATGCCGCACCCCGAGCACGCGGTGGAGGCGCTCACCGGCCCTTCGCTGGACGGCCTCGGCTTCTTCACGTCGGCCCTCAAGCACCTGGTGGGGGCGCCGGCATGACCGGCGGCACGATCATCGGTCAGCTCAACCGCCGGTCTGGCGGGCACGAGCGCAGCGAGGAGAGGTCATGACCACCCATCCGGACCCGGTACGGGACACACCGGAGGCGTACTCCGCCCCGGCGCAGCCGGCCGAGCCGAGCCCGGCGCAGCCGGTCGCACCGGCGGCCGCTCCCGCCCAGCCGGCCGCCGCCGTCTGGACCGAGGGCGTGGACACCGTGCCGCGTGCCGGTGCCACCCCGGGCGAGCTTCAGCCGTACACCGAGCTGGGCCTGCGCGATGACGAGTACGAGCGGATCCGGCAGATCCTCGACCGCCGGCCCACGCAGTCCGAGCTGGCCATGTATTCGATCATGTGGAGCGAGCACTGCTCCTACAAGTCGAGCAAGGTGCACCTGCGCCAGTTCGGTGAGAAGGCCGTGCACAGCGACCGGCTGCTCGCCGGCATCGGTGAGAACGCCGGCGTCGTGCAGGTCTCCGACGAGCTGGCGGTGACCTTCAAGGTCGAGTCGCACAACCACCCGAGCTTCGTCGAGCCGTACCAGGGCGCGGCGACCGGTGTCGGCGGCATCGTCCGGGACATCCTCGCCATGGGCGCCCGCCCGGTCGCGGTGATGGACCCGCTGCGCTTCGGTGCCGCGGACCACCCGGACACCGCCCGGGTGCTCACCGGCGTGGTCGCCGGGGTGGGCGGCTACGGCAACTGCCTGGGCCTGCCCAACATCGGTGGCGAGCTGGTCTTCGACCCCTCCTACCAGGGCAACCCGCTGCTCAACGCGCTCTGCCTGGGTGTGCTGCCGGTCAGCCGGCTGCAGAACAAGGCCGCCGCTGGCCCGGGCAACGTTGTCGTGCTGATGGGCGCCAAGACCGGCCGCGACGGCATCGGCGGCGTCTCGGTGCTCGCCAGCGCCACCTTCGACGAGGGCAGCGAGGCTCGCCGCCCCGCCGTGCAGGTCGGTGACCCGTTCACCGAGAAGCTGCTGATCGAGGCGTGCCTCGAGCTGTACGACGGCCAGCTGGTCGTCGGCATCCAGGACCTCGGCGGCGCCGGCCTGACCTGCGCGCTCACCGAGACCGCCGCCGCCGCCGGCACCGGCATGCGGGTCTGGCTGGAGCGGGTGCCGCTGCGCGAACCGTCGATGGACCCGCACGAGATCCTGGCCAGCGAGTCGCAGGAGCGGATGCTGCTGGTCGTCGAGCCGGACAAGCTCGACACCGTGCTCAAGACCTGCGAGAAGTGGGGCGTCCTCGCCACCGCGATCGGTGAGGTCACCGCACCGGAGCCGGACGGCAGCCCCGGTCGACTGCTGATCACCTGGCGGGACCACCTGGTCGTCGACGTGCCGCCGGGTTCGCTGGTCGATGACGGCCCGGTCTACGCCCGGCCGATGCGCGAGCCGGCCGACCTGATCCTGCTCCAGGCCGACCGGGCCGAGACGCTGCCCCGCCCGGCCGACCCGGAGGCGCTGCGGGAGACCGTGCTGCGCATGATCGCGTCGCCCAACCTGGCCGACAAGACCTGGGTCACCGAGCAGTACGACCGCTACGTGCTGGGCAACACAGTGCTCGCCCAGCCGGAGGACGGCGGCGTGATCCGGATCGACGAGCGGACCGGTCTCGGCGTGGCGCTGTCGGTGGACGGCAACGGTCGGTACGCCCGGCTCGACCCGTACAACGGCACGAAGCTGGCCCTGGCCGAGGCGTACCGGAACGTGGCGGTGACCGGCGCGAAGCCGATCGCCGTGACCAACTGCCTCAACTTCGGCTCCCCGGAGGACCCGGGCGTGATGTGGCAGTTCGCCGAGGCCGTGCGCGGCCTGGCGGACGGCTGCGTGGAGCTGGGCATCCCGGTCACCGGTGGCAACGTCAGCTTTTACAACCAGACCGGTGCCGCGGCGATCCACCCGACCCCGGTGGTCGGCGTGCTGGGTGTGCTGGACAACGTCGCCGACCGGGTGCCGATGGGCTTCGTGCCGCGTGCCGGTGGCGACAACGACCAGCTCTACCTGCTCGGTGAGACGAACGTGGAGCTGTCCGGCTCGGAGTGGGCCTGGGTGACGCACGAGCACCTCGGCGGTATTCCGCCGCAGGTCGACCTCGGACGGGAGAAGGCGCTCGCCGAGCTGCTGGCCGAGGCCGCCCGCGTCGGTCACCTCAGCTCGGCGCACGACCTCTCCGACGGGGGTCTTGCCCAGGGCCTGGTCGAGTCCTGCCTGCGTCGCGGGGTCGGTGCCCGGGTCGCAGTGCCGGAGCAGTTCGCCGAGGGCTCGATGCCGTTCGTCTACCTGTTCAGCGAGTCCGCCACGCGGGCGCTGGTCTCGGTGCCGCGCGGTCACGACAAGGCGTTCGCGGCGCTCTGCGCCGAGCGGGGCGTGCCGTTCGAGTTGATCGGCGTCACCGACCCGTCCGGCGGGGCGCTCGAGGTGCACGGCCAGTTCCGGATCGGCCTGGACGAG contains these protein-coding regions:
- a CDS encoding acetyl-CoA C-acetyltransferase — protein: MQSIRRVAVIGGNRIPFARSNSRYADASNADLLGAALDGLIARYGLAGQRIGEVVTGAVLKHSRDFNLTREVVLGSRLDPHTPAYDIQQACGTGLEATILVANKIALGQLDVGIAGGVDTTSDAPLAVNEEMRRTLLKLNSARTLGERLKIAAKLRPLQPFKPEIPRNAEPRTGLSMGDHAARTALRWQIDRRSQDELALRSHQRLAAAYDRGFFDDLMTPYLGLTRDQNLRPDSSLEKLGALKPAFGTRGPDAEQATMTAGNSSPLTDGASTVLLASEEWAAAHHLPVLAWFSWSETAAVDFVHGDEGLLMAPAYAVPRMLARAGLTLQDFDYYEIHEAFASQVLATLAAWESPEFAKDRLGLDAPLGAIDTDRLNVNGSSLAAGHPFAATGGRIVATLAKLLAERGSGRGLISICAAGGQGVTAILER
- a CDS encoding glycosyltransferase family 2 protein — its product is MVIPMFNEAAVIPALVARLRPVLDALGVDYEVVAVDDGSRDDTVSVLFDHGRAWPQLRVLRLRRNSGHQAALTAGLHRAVGQWVVSLDADLQDPPETIAEMLRVAREDGVDVVYGVRADRSTDTVFKRNTARGYYWAMRRLVGVDLPAQAGDFRLLSRDVIEVLRRLPERAPVYRLLVPSLGFPSAEVRYDREARAAGETKYPLRRMVALAWESTANFSAAPLRLATWMGMSSFLLCLALIVFGMVVHVSGATIPGWTSMFVAVLLLSGVQLVCLGLLGEYVGRIYATVQNRPAFHIGFDSRDGVPGAETGAGAHVGDKVVGLRG
- the purB gene encoding adenylosuccinate lyase; the protein is MTTIPNVLANRYASPELVALWSPEEKVRMERRLWLAVLRAQRDLGVPVPDGVVEAYERVLDQVDLASIAERERVTRHDVKARIEEFSALAGYEHVHKGMTSRDLTENVEQLQVRASLELIRDRVVATLARLAWLAHEHSELVMTGRSHNVAAQATTLGKRFASAAEELLIAYERLEELIARYPLRGIKGPVGTAADQLDLFDGDADKVAELERRVAQHLGFSRVLDSVGQVYPRSLDFDVLAALAQTAAAPSSLATTIRLMVGQELATEGFKPGQVGSSAMPHKMNTRSSERVNGFAVIIRGYLSMVGELAGDQWNEGDVSCSVVRRVALPDAFFAADGLFQTFLTVLDEFGAYPAVINRELERFLPFLATTKILVAAVRRGVGREVAHEVIKEHAVAVALAMREKGSPENDLFDRLAADGRLGLSRADIDTLVADRSAFVGAAPAQVASVTRRITDVVTAHPEAATYSPPPIL
- a CDS encoding alpha/beta hydrolase; the protein is MRPKMTLAALATAAVAAALLNPISAAASAASTSSVSIGVPPGAAQRVESVRYNLGDQAFKPPAEIGYVGDNELNGVVYYPKDLGRGTHPLIMIEHGYWGTCADRDAERRQNAAIRARDAATAAGNTAEVERQEKIINEMAARLWGWPCRSGVPQLPSLVGYEYLGRQLAAAGFVVVSIGTNGINANDPGQADTTFYNRAALINKQLEMWQQLSTTGRGPLRGSFVDPQSGRHRDVDFRGHVDLTRVGTIGHSRGGGGVMQQAADVRRDQWPAGVQVKAVFGLAPVFNWNGEAVTRTPFAVMWGTCDSDNSGSYFEDNVGANRVPIYKYTLTGGNHDSFNTQWSPSSGQVGSRDDAEPGSRPGYCRSQFPGDDSHRDQKALTEEQQRRIATAYASAFFLRHLQGQRQYDPVLNGVRRLPNLPDAVQVKFAPPVAR
- a CDS encoding YbjQ family protein: MAGTVPTVRAALFCSIRSGEQCTRSGRATPDSIGTVLVVTTEQLPGYEIRQILGEVVSSMARTRNPYREGVKNLRGGAYDPMAPDNLTRWRTDSVARLGEEALRLGANAVIGMRFDSRDCGEMWMEICAYGTAVVAVPTMPEVMPADQPAVAAETAEVAGFTGSPGGIAEPASAPNLSSAAETPNP
- a CDS encoding S1 family peptidase; the protein is MRIRSLLAVLSTALVGALGVTSAASAAPAGPQPIIGGGTVSSAPWAAAVLSNGSFTCSGSVIAAQWVLTARHCLNGTMSVRIGSVNRTSGGVTRTVSATYTRYDLALMRLSSTVSTSAVSLASSNPPINSTNSIYGWGMTCYSGCSASTQLKTATVRVTSNSVTDAYGGQAIRSTRINGNAWRGDSGGPQFYNGQQVGVASTADGSSIQNYGSVAYNRAWITSVAGV
- the purS gene encoding phosphoribosylformylglycinamidine synthase subunit PurS — translated: MPRVVVDVMLKPEILDPQGQAVANALPRLGVSDVASVRIGRRIEIEFTGEPDLDRAREIADKLLANPVIEDFTIRLVEADETADARS
- the purQ gene encoding phosphoribosylformylglycinamidine synthase subunit PurQ translates to MTARVGVVTFPGSLDDGDAARAVRIAGAEPVRLWHGDPDLHGVDAVVLPGGFSYGDYLRCGAIARFAPVMETIVDAAQGGLPVLGICNGFQILCEAHLLPGALTRNQHLHFRNRDQVLRIESVGTAWTNVFQPGQEVLIPVKNGEGCYVADTATLDQLEAEGRVVARYVGGNPNGSQRDIAAITNAAGNVVGIMPHPEHAVEALTGPSLDGLGFFTSALKHLVGAPA